A window of Sphingomonas astaxanthinifaciens DSM 22298 genomic DNA:
GCGACATCGACGACAGAGGGGACGGGCAAGCGAGCGGGTCGCTGTCCGGCACACTGGGTTACGCGCTTCGAGGAAAACGTCGGCGCTAGTGGTCAAGGAACTCAACGCTTGATGAACAATCGCCAGAACGGCCGCCGTCGCGGTCGTGGGGGTCAGCGGCCGCAGGGTCTGGGTGGCGGCGGTGGGGGCGGCAACAGCCGCGACCAGCGGAGCCGTGGCAATGCCGCGCAGCTGCTCGAGAAGTACAAGAACATGGCGCGCGACGCCCAGCTCGCGGGCGACCGTGTGCAGACCGAATATTACCTCCAGTTCGCCGATCACTATTTCCGGGTGCTGAGCGAGACCCGCTCGCGCTTCGAGGACCAGCGCCCCAGTCGCGGTGACGACGACGAGGACGAGGGCGACGAGGATCTGATCGACGGCGAGGGCGAGGACGAGGCGTCCGAGCAGCGCCAGGAGCGCCAGCCTCGGCAGGACCGCTACGAGCGGCGAGACCGCGGCGAGCGCCAGGACCGTCCCGAGCGGGGCGACCGGCAGGAGCGCGCCGAGCGTCAGGATCGCGGCGACCGTCCTGAGCGGGCCGAGCGTCCGCGCCGGGAGCGTTTCGAGCGTCCGCGCCGCGAGGACGAGGGTGCCGAGCCCGCCGACACCGAGCAGCCCGTCGGGATCGCCGACTTCCTGCCGCCGGCGATCGGTCCGGTCGGCGAGGTCGCGTCTGACGAGACCGAGGAGGCGCCGCGTCCCCGC
This region includes:
- a CDS encoding DUF4167 domain-containing protein, giving the protein MNNRQNGRRRGRGGQRPQGLGGGGGGGNSRDQRSRGNAAQLLEKYKNMARDAQLAGDRVQTEYYLQFADHYFRVLSETRSRFEDQRPSRGDDDEDEGDEDLIDGEGEDEASEQRQERQPRQDRYERRDRGERQDRPERGDRQERAERQDRGDRPERAERPRRERFERPRREDEGAEPADTEQPVGIADFLPPAIGPVGEVASDETEEAPRPRRTRRPRVKDNDDGVAPAA